A region from the Triticum aestivum cultivar Chinese Spring chromosome 3D, IWGSC CS RefSeq v2.1, whole genome shotgun sequence genome encodes:
- the LOC123074649 gene encoding sinapine esterase: MAVASTPPLQLVVAALLALSLSTTASSSPAPANRSSCYKRLFSFGDSLTDTGNYIIHYANASGPVLALPYGETFFGRPTGRWSDGRLIIDFIVERLGFQYWPAYLKGAAGKSPVEEFRYGANFAVAAATALSQDFFLKKNLRVDLLTPSPIPPYSLGVQIDLFKKVLAMLASTDQERKEVMASSLFLVGEIGLNDYNHPFLQNKTLEWVRPLAPQVIESIVLSIEVLIELGAKTMYVPGIFPLGCTPLYLSLFPGDDRDPATGCLRGLNDLILVHNHMLEAKLEELRRDHPGVSITYVNSYDNVLGLITAPTQNGFDKETVLEACYPVFISGSAAVPCLDPSRHVNFDGLHMTEAAYKLMARGMLDGPFAAPPIMSTCNHSC, translated from the exons ATGGCGGTGGCGTCGACTCCGCCTCTGCAGCTTGTCGTAGCCGCGCTTCTTGCGCTGTCCCTGTCCACGACAGCGTCCTCGTCGCCTGCGCCGGCGAACCGGAGCAGCTGCTACAAGCGTCTATTCAGCTTCGGCGACTCTCTGACCGACACCGGCAACTACATCATCCACTACGCCAACGCGTCAGGGCCCGTCCTAGCGCTGCCATACGGCGAGACCTTCTTCGGCCGCCCCACCGGCCGATGGTCCGACGGCCGCCTCATCATCGACTTCATCG TGGAGAGGCTGGGGTTCCAGTACTGGCCGGCGTACCTGAAGGGGGCAGCCGGGAAGTCGCCGGTGGAGGAATTCCGGTACGGCGCCAATTTCGCGGTTGCGGCCGCCACGGCGCTGAGCCAGGATTTCTTCCTGAAAAAGAACCTCAGGGTGGACCTGCTTACCCCGAGCCCGATCCCCCCTTACTCCCTCGGCGTCCAGATAGACTTGTTCAAGAAAGTGCTCGCCATGCTCGCCTCCACGGACCAAG AGAGGAAGGAGGTGATGGCGAGCTCGCTGTTCCTGGTGGGGGAGATCGGCCTCAACGACTACAACCACCCCTTCTTGCAGAACAAGACCCTGGAATGGGTCAGGCCCCTCGCGCCCCAGGTCATCGAGTCCATCGTTCTGTCCATCGAGGTTCTGATCGAGCTGGGCGCCAAGACCATGTATGTGCCGGGCATCTTCCCGCTGGGGTGCACCCCGCTGTACCTCTCcctcttccccggcgacgaccgcGACCCTGCCACGGGCTGCCTCCGGGGGCTCAACGACCTCATCCTCGTCCACAACCACATGCTGGAAGCCAAGCtcgaggagctccgccgcgaccacCCCGGCGTGTCCATCACCTACGTCAACTCCTACGACAACGTCCTCGGCCTCATCACAGCGCCCACCCAAAACG GGTTCGACAAGGAAACGGTGCTGGAGGCGTGCTACCCCGTCTTCATTTCCGGGTCGGCGGCGGTGCCGTGCCTGGACCCGTCGAGGCACGTGAATTTCGACGGCCTGCACATGACGGAGGCGGCGTACAAGCTCATGGCCCGCGGGATGCTCGACGGCCCGTTCGCCGCGCCGCCCATCATGTCCACATGCAACCACAGCTGCTAG